The following proteins come from a genomic window of Penaeus monodon isolate SGIC_2016 chromosome 22, NSTDA_Pmon_1, whole genome shotgun sequence:
- the LOC119587497 gene encoding uncharacterized protein LOC119587497: protein MKLLVYITSVLVFVAAVSAAPLGYDLRPPTYPYFHHGFCAHGQVRHVDGSCITPQVYTRAFLYDAPRRINYFRRPHYIPQPKVERNVVFVRLPEDDQGPDPIIVPPPQQQQVVYVLNKQTEQDQRVIEVPAPPPTEPEVVFVNYEDGENPILPSGEDLHSAVTTASHGVGHIVESGGIGGGISGIGSGIGHSTGHSFTNSAGHAFGANFGIDIVNHNLPASDYSTPTNHHSTHTNHHSTHTSHFSSPVSHYTTPRNHYSTPATLYSTPRSHYSTPATHYSTPRSHYSTPGSHYTAPSSLYTTP from the exons ATGAAGCTCCTGGTTTATATAACTTCT GTCTTAGTGTTCGTGGCTGCCGTGTCTGCTGCCCCATTGGGTTATGACCTGAGACCACCGACTTACCCATACTTTCATCATGGTTTTTGCGCTCACGGACAAGTGCGACACGTGGACGGTAGCTGTATTACTCCTCAAGTGTATACACGGGCATTTCTCTACGATGCTCCAAGACGTATAAACTATTTTAGGAGGCCACATTACATCCCGCAACCTAAAGTGGAACGCAATGTCGTTTTCGTGAGGCTGCCCGAAGATGACCAGGGACCTGATCCGATCATCGTTCCTCCTCCTCAGCAGCAACAGGTCGTGTACGTCCTCAACAAGCAAACGGAGCAAGACCAGCGAGTGATCGAAGTGCCAGCACCGCCGCCGACGGAGCCTGAAGTGGTGTTCGTGAACTATGAGGATGGCGAGAACCCGATTCTTCCCTCCGGGGAAGATCTCCACTCGGCAGTGACTACGGCTTCTCATGGCGTCGGTCACATTGTAGAAAGTGGAGGAATCGGAGGTGGAATCAGTGGTATCGGTAGTGGAATCGGACATTCCACTGGGCACAGTTTCACAAACAGCGCTGGTCATGCCTTCGGAGCTAATTTTGGCATCGACATCGTAAACCATAATCTTCCCGCAAGTGATTACTCTACTCCAACAAATCATCACTCTACCCATACAAACCATCACTCCACTCACACGAGTCATTTTTCTAGCCCAGTAAGTCACTATACCACTCCCAGAAACCACTACTCAACCCCTGCAACCCTCTATAGTACTCCCAGAAGCCATTACTCAACACCTGCTACCCACTATAGTACTCCCAGAAGCCATTACTCAACCCCTGGAAGTCATTACACTGCTCCTTCGAGTCTCTACACCACTCCATAG
- the LOC119587214 gene encoding uncharacterized protein LOC119587214 — protein MLQVFTDAPFPVSVFVAAVSAAPLGYDLRPPSGPYFHNVFCAHGQVRHVDGRCITPQVYTRAFLYDAPRRFNYFRRPHYIPQPKVERNVVFVRLPEDDQGPDPIIVPPPQQQQVVYVLNKQTEQDQRVIEVPAPPPTEPEVVFVNYEDGENPILPSGEDLHSALTTASHGVGHTVESGGIGGGISGIGSGIGHSTGHSFAQNAGPDFGGIDIKTHNLPTSDYSAPTSPHSTHTNYHSTHTSHFSSPVSHYTTPRSQYSTLATHYSTPSSQYSTPGSHYTTHSNLYTTP, from the exons ATGTTACAAGTATTTACTGATGCACCTTTTCCG GTCTCAGTGTTCGTGGCTGCCGTGTCTGCTGCCCCATTGGGCTACGATCTGCGACCACCCTCTGGCCCATACTTTCATAATGTTTTTTGCGCTCACGGACAAGTGCGACACGTGGACGGTAGATGTATCACCCCTCAAGTGTATACACGGGCATTTCTCTACGATGCTCCAAGAAGATTTAATTATTTTAGGCGGCCACATTACATCCCGCAACCTAAAGTGGAACGCAATGTCGTTTTCGTGAGGCTGCCCGAAGATGACCAGGGACCTGATCCGATCATCGTACCTCCTCCTCAGCAGCAACAGGTCGTGTACGTCCTCAACAAGCAAACGGAGCAGGACCAGAGAGTGATCGAAGTGCCAGCACCGCCGCCGACGGAGCCTGAAGTGGTGTTCGTAAACTATGAAGATGGCGAGAACCCGATCCTTCCCTCCGGGGAAGACCTCCACTCGGCTCTGACTACAGCTTCTCATGGCGTCGGTCACACTGTAGAAAGTGGAGGAATCGGAGGTGGAATCAGTGGTATCGGTAGTGGAATCGGACACTCCACTGGGCACAGTTTCGCACAAAACGCTGGTCCTGATTTCGGAGGCATCGATATCAAAACCCACAATCTTCCCACAAGTGATTACTCTGCTCCTACAAGTCCTCACTCTACCCATACAAACTATCACTCTACTCACACAAGCCATTTTTCTAGCCCAGTAAGTCACTATACTACTCCCAGAAGCCAATACTCAACTCTTGCAACCCACTATAGTACTCCCAGTAGCCAGTACTCAACCCCAGGAAGTCATTACACTACTCATTCTAATCTCTACACCACTCCATAG
- the LOC119587496 gene encoding uncharacterized protein LOC119587496, translating to MMLLVLAFVAAVSATPLGYDLRPPTYPYFHHGFCAHGQLRHVDGSCISPQVYTRAFIYDAPRRFNYFRRPHYIPQPKVERNVVFVRLPEDDQGPDPIIVPPPQQQQVVYVLNKQTEQDQRVIEVPAPPPTEPEVVFVNYEDGENPILPSGEDLHSALTTASHGVGHTVESGGIGGRIRGIGSGIGHSTGHSFAHSAGRAFGANFGVDIGNHNLLASDYSTPTNHHSTHTNHHSTHTSHFSSPVSHYTTPRSHYSTPATHYSTPRSHYSTPGSHYTTPSSLYNTP from the exons ATGATGCTTCTG gtCTTAGCGTTCGTGGCTGCCGTATCTGCTACCCCGTTGGGATACGACCTACGACCACCAACTTACCCATACTTTCACCATGGTTTCTGTGCTCACGGACAACTGCGACATGTGGACGGTAGCTGTATCTCACCTCAAGTGTATACACGAGCATTTATCTACGATGCTCCAAGAAGATTTAATTATTTTAGGCGGCCACATTACATCCCGCAACCTAAAGTGGAACGCAATGTTGTTTTCGTGAGGCTGCCCGAAGATGACCAGGGACCTGATCCGATCATCGTTCCTCCTCCTCAGCAGCAACAGGTCGTGTACGTCCTCAACAAGCAAACGGAGCAAGACCAGCGAGTGATCGAAGTGCCAGCACCGCCGCCGACGGAGCCTGAAGTGGTGTTTGTGAACTATGAGGATGGCGAGAACCCGATCCTTCCCTCCGGGGAAGACCTCCACTCGGCACTGACTACGGCTTCTCATGGTGTCGGTCACACTGTAGAAAGTGGAGGAATCGGAGGTAGAATCAGAGGTATCGGTAGTGGAATCGGACATTCCACTGGGCACAGTTTCGCACACAGCGCTGGTCGTGCCTTCGGAGCTAATTTTGGCGTCGATATCGGAAACCACAATCTTCTCGCAAGTGATTACTCTACTCCAACAAATCATCACTCTACCCATACAAACCATCACTCCACTCACACGAGTCATTTTTCTAGCCCAGTAAGTCACTATACTACTCCTAGAAGCCACTACTCAACCCCTGCAACCCACTATAGTACTCCCAGAAGCCACTACTCAACCCCAGGAAGTCATTACACTACTCCTTCTAGTCTCTACAACACTCCATAG
- the LOC119587495 gene encoding uncharacterized protein LOC119587495, which produces MKLAILAFVTAVSAGPQGYLPPPPFRPSVPYPSSSHFRPSSYSPTSHIHSSSYIHPSSRFHSSSYIHPSSHIPSPSYFSPSFRIGSCSYGQVRHVDGSCVTPQVTQRSFFYDAPRTYPTVRRPYYLPQPKVERNVVFVRLPEDDQGPDPIIVPPPQQQQVVYVLNKQTEQDQRVIEVPAPPPTEPEVVFVNYEDGENPILPSGEDLHSALTTASHGAGHVVGHGGIGGVGGISGIGHGVGGNFGGFVGGGVGGGYSTPSSLYNAP; this is translated from the exons ATGAAGCTCGCG ATTTTGGCATTCGTGACTGCTGTGTCGGCTGGTCCACAGGGATATCTCCCGCCGCCGCCTTTCCGACCATCCgttccttacccctcctcctctcactttcgCCCATCCTCCTATAGCCCAACCTCTCACATTCACTCATCCTCTTATATCCACCCATCCTCTCGTTTCCACTCATCCTCTTATATCCACCCATCCTCTCATATCCCCTCACCCTCTTATTTTAGCCCATCTTTCCGCATCGGCAGTTGCAGCTATGGGCAAGTGCGACACGTGGATGGGAGCTGTGTCACGCCCCAAGTGACCCAACGTTCGTTTTTCTACGATGCCCCAAGGACTTATCCCACTGTTAGGCGTCCTTATTACCTTCCACAGCCCAAAGTGGAACGCAATGTCGTTTTCGTGAGGCTGCCCGAAGATGACCAGGGACCTGATCCGATCATCGTACCTCCTCCACAGCAGCAACAGGTCGTGTACGTCCTCAACAAGCAGACGGAGCAAGACCAGAGAGTGATCGAAGTGCCAGCACCGCCGCCGACGGAGCCTGAAGTGGTGTTCGTGAACTATGAGGATGGCGAGAACCCGATCCTTCCCTCCGGGGAAGACCTCCACTCGGCTCTGACTACGGCTTCCCATGGCGCTGGTCACGTTGTGGGACATGGCGGGATTGGAGGAGTTGGTGGAATCAGTGGAATCGGACACGGAGTTGGAGGGAACTTTGGAGGTTTCGTCGGAGGCGGCGTTGGAGGCGGTTATAGCACGCCCTCCAGTCTCTACAACGCACCGTAG
- the LOC119587502 gene encoding uncharacterized protein LOC119587502 yields the protein MKLLVLVFVAAVSAAPLDYDLLPPSDLGPDPIIVPPPQEEQLVYFLNRQTEQDQRVIEVPAPPPTEPEVVFVNYEEGENPILPTGEDLHSALSTASHGVGHVVENGGIGGGISGIDSGIGYSTGYSFAQSAGPAFGDNFGIDIGNYNLPISDYSTPTNHHSTHTSHFSSPISHYSTPANHYTTSSLYTTP from the exons ATGAAGCTCCTG GTCTTAGTATTCGTGGCTGCCGTGTCTGCTGCCCCATTGGACTACGACCTGCTACCACCCTCTGACCTGGGACCTGATCCGATCATCGTGCCTCCTCCACAGGAAGAGCAGCTCGTGTACTTCCTCAACAGACAAACGGAGCAAGACCAGAGAGTGATCGAAGTGCCAGCACCGCCGCCGACGGAGCCCGAAGTAGTTTTCGTGAACTATGAAGAAGGCGAGAACCCGATCCTTCCCACCGGGGAAGACCTCCACTCGGCACTGAGTACGGCTTCTCATGGCGTCGGGCACGTTGTGGAGAATGGAGGAATCGGAGGTGGAATCAGTGGTATCGATAGTGGAATTGGATATTCTACTGGGTACAGTTTCGCACAAAGTGCTGGTCCTGCTTTCGGAGACAATTTTGGCATCGATATTGGAAATTACAATCTTCCCATAAGTGATTACTCTACCCCTACAAATCATCACTCTACTCACACGAGTCATTTTTCTAGCCCAATAAGTCACTACTCAACCCCTGCAAATCATTACACTACCTCTAGTCTCTACACCACTCCATAG
- the LOC119587499 gene encoding beclin-1-like protein B, producing the protein MKLLVYITSVLVFVAAVSAAPLGYDLRPPTYPYFHHGFCAHGQVRHVDGSCITPQVYTRAFLYDAPRRFNYFRRPHYIPQPKVERNVVFVRLPEDDQGPDPIIVPPPQQQQVVYVLNKQTEQDQRVIEVPAPPPTEPEVVFVNYEDGENPILPSGEDLHSAVTTASHGVGHIVESGGIGGGISGIGSGIGHSTGHSVTNSAGHAFGANFGIDIGNHNLPASDYSTPTNHHSTHTNHHSTHTSHFSSPVSHYTTPRNHYSTPATLYSTPRSHYSTPATYYSTPGSHYSTPGSHYTTPSSLYTTP; encoded by the exons ATGAAGCTCCTGGTTTATATAACTTCT GTCTTAGTGTTTGTGGCTGCCGTGTCTGCTGCCCCATTGGGTTATGACCTGAGACCACCGACTTACCCATACTTTCATCATGGCTTTTGCGCTCACGGACAAGTGCGACACGTGGACGGTAGCTGTATTACTCCTCAAGTGTATACACGGGCATTTCTCTACGATGCTCCAAGAAGATTTAATTATTTTAGGCGGCCACATTACATCCCGCAACCTAAAGTGGAACGCAATGTCGTTTTCGTGAGGCTGCCCGAAGATGACCAGGGACCTGATCCGATCATAGTGCCTCCTCCTCAGCAGCAACAGGTCGTGTACGTCCTCAACAAGCAAACGGAGCAAGACCAGCGAGTGATAGAAGTGCCAGCACCACCGCCGACGGAGCCTGAAGTGGTGTTCGTGAACTATGAAGATGGCGAGAACCCGATCCTTCCCTCCGGGGAAGACCTCCACTCGGCAGTGACTACGGCTTCTCATGGCGTCGGTCACATTGTAGAAAGTGGAGGAATCGGAGGTGGAATCAGTGGTATCGGTAGTGGAATCGGACATTCCACTGGGCACAGTGTCACAAACAGCGCTGGTCATGCCTTCGGAGCTAATTTTGGCATCGACATCGGAAACCACAATCTTCCCGCAAGTGATTACTCTACTCCAACAAATCATCACTCTACCCATACAAACCACCACTCCACTCACACGAGTCATTTTTCTAGCCCAGTAAGTCACTATACCACTCCCAGAAACCACTACTCAACCCCTGCAACCCTCTATAGTACTCCCAGAAGCCATTACTCAACCCCTGCTACCTACTATAGTACTCCCGGAAGCCATTACTCAACCCCAGGAAGTCATTACACTACTCCTTCGAGTCTCTACACCACTCCATAG
- the LOC119587498 gene encoding uncharacterized protein LOC119587498 — protein sequence MKLLVYITSVLVFVAAVSAAPLGYDLRPPTYPYFHHGFCAHGQVRHVDGSCITPQVYTRAFLYDAPRRLNYFRRPHYIPQPKVERNVVFVRLPEDDQGPDPIIVPPPQQQQVVYVLNKQTEQDQRVIEVPAPPPTEPEVVFVNYEDGENPILPSGEDLHSAVTTASHGVGHIVESGGIGGGISGIGSGIGHSTGHSFTNSAGHAFGANFGIDIVNHNLPASDYSTPTNHHSTHTNHHSTHTSHFSSPVSHYTTPRNHYSTPATLYSTPRSHYSTPATYYSTPRSHYSTPGSHYTTPSSLYTTP from the exons ATGAAGCTCCTGGTTTATATAACTTCT GTCTTAGTGTTTGTGGCTGCCGTGTCTGCTGCCCCATTGGGTTATGACCTGAGACCACCGACTTACCCATACTTTCATCATGGCTTTTGCGCTCACGGACAAGTGCGACACGTGGACGGTAGCTGTATTACTCCTCAAGTGTATACACGGGCATTTCTCTACGATGCTCCAAGAAGATTAAATTATTTTAGGCGGCCACATTACATCCCGCAACCTAAAGTGGAACGCAATGTCGTTTTCGTGAGGCTGCCCGAAGATGACCAGGGACCTGATCCGATCATAGTGCCTCCTCCTCAGCAGCAACAGGTCGTGTACGTCCTCAACAAGCAAACGGAACAGGACCAGCGAGTGATAGAAGTGCCAGCACCGCCGCCGACGGAGCCTGAAGTGGTGTTCGTGAACTATGAAGATGGCGAGAACCCGATCCTTCCCTCCGGGGAAGACCTCCACTCGGCAGTGACTACGGCTTCTCATGGCGTCGGTCACATTGTAGAAAGTGGAGGAATCGGAGGTGGAATCAGTGGTATCGGTAGTGGAATCGGACATTCCACTGGGCACAGTTTCACAAACAGCGCTGGTCATGCCTTCGGAGCTAATTTTGGCATCGACATCGTAAACCATAATCTTCCCGCAAGTGATTACTCTACTCCAACAAATCATCACTCTACCCATACAAACCACCACTCCACTCACACGAGTCATTTTTCTAGCCCAGTAAGTCACTATACCACTCCCAGAAACCACTACTCAACCCCTGCAACCCTCTATAGTACTCCCAGAAGCCATTACTCAACCCCTGCTACCTACTATAGTACTCCCAGAAGCCATTACTCAACCCCTGGAAGTCATTACACTACTCCTTCGAGTCTCTACACCACTCCATAG
- the LOC119587500 gene encoding uncharacterized protein LOC119587500, with protein MSSPRNMKLLVYITSVLVFVAAVSAAPLGYDLRPPTYPYFHHGFCAHGQVRHVDGSCITPQVYTRAFLYDAPRRFNYFRRPHYIPQPKVERNVVFVRLPEDDQGPDPIIVPPPQQQQVVYVLNKQTEQDQRVIEVPAPPPTEPEVVFVNYEDGENPILPSGEDLHSAVTTASHGVGHIVESGGIGGGISGIGSGIGHSTGHIFTHGAGSAFGGNFGIDIENHNLLASDYSIPTSHHSTHTNHHSTHTSHFSSPVSHYTTPRSHYSTPATHYSTPRSQYSTPGSHYSTPSSLYTTP; from the exons ATGTCATCGCCTCGCAACATGAAGCTCCTGGTTTATATAACTTCT GTCCTAGTGTTCGTGGCTGCCGTGTCTGCTGCCCCATTGGGTTATGACCTGAGACCACCGACTTACCCATACTTTCATCATGGCTTTTGCGCTCACGGACAAGTGCGACACGTGGACGGTAGCTGTATTACTCCTCAAGTGTATACACGGGCATTTCTCTACGATGCTCCAAGAAGATTTAATTATTTTAGGCGGCCACATTACATCCCGCAACCTAAAGTGGAACGCAATGTCGTTTTCGTGAGGCTGCCCGAAGATGACCAGGGACCTGATCCGATCATCGTTCCTCCTCCTCAGCAGCAACAGGTCGTGTACGTCCTCAACAAGCAAACGGAGCAAGACCAGCGAGTGATCGAAGTGCCAGCACCGCCGCCGACGGAGCCTGAAGTGGTGTTCGTGAACTATGAGGATGGCGAGAACCCGATTCTTCCCTCCGGGGAAGATCTCCACTCGGCAGTGACTACGGCTTCTCATGGCGTCGGTCACATTGTAGAAAGTGGAGGAATCGGAGGTGGAATCAGTGGTATCGGTAGTGGAATCGGACATTCCACTGGGCACATTTTCACTCACGGCGCTGGTAGTGCCTTTGGAGGTAACTTTGGTATCGATATCGAGAATCACAATCTTCTCGCAAGTGATTACTCTATACCTACAAGTCATCACTCTACCCATACAAACCATCACTCTACTCATACGAGTCATTTTTCTAGCCCAGTAAGTCACTATACTACTCCCAGAAGTCACTACTCAACTCCTGCAACCCACTATAGTACTCCCAGAAGCCAGTACTCAACCCCTGGAAGTCATTACTCTACTCCTTCTAGTCTCTACACCACTCCATAG